One region of Culex pipiens pallens isolate TS chromosome 2, TS_CPP_V2, whole genome shotgun sequence genomic DNA includes:
- the LOC120423384 gene encoding uncharacterized protein LOC120423384, whose amino-acid sequence MLRSVVLLAKMANGFGVFQLLLLYGFLAVSVLGPGSGTGVEGIRMQRKESTSCYYNGTHFMEGSIVPTKEPCLMCKCQSKTLICALKVCPEQPIPPPRGCILVHKSGACCPYLQCSKLHLATKNSGDRKKIHFLDYYEKAAEERLNNPNSYLRRSDDDDVEENGACIVNGTVYKSGSAMTTSSLCSYCYCINGRQKCVKPKCALPNPRCAPVFIDSACCPIRYDCTGKIPVKELEASTEAPNMIRRINNRHYLRTVEQKTYKNAGCLIEGRSYPEGERIGSPDPCQVCFCIRGAAKCTPKKCAPAIKGCTPRVPRGECCAVRYDCKHGEQKNFGRKIEDEEESFDFFSILFGPDPDEPKPEAKNATVTIPVTEPTPVSSTSEKSFFDFIKAGLDFIDSDDLIDTTVAPLTDNTDSPSTDMIPVTDIPTELQTVRVEIIQEPQTVYIEKPDFNFPARTAIPPLLKATTTRKTTPKTTKAVPSTTPIPTTTSTTQEPTTSTTVTTTESTTTTSKPTSTTPKAKVTTTKVPKLKTTTESTRTTTRKPATTTTRKPTTTTTQKPTTTTKKPTTTTPEPTTTTSKPTSTTIKPKVTTPKPTKTTPKLTTTTPEPTTTTTTTISAPTTTAATPTQLIQKEIPLNIELTKAEPAFQDLESDSLLKENMTEVSNSLSDLDSSEESSSESSVELASTRLPSLETVTTEAPKKTTVTPIDVVIKVDDYVNRQTVESILSSLNAKLESFAKDEAALTATTMIVTKRPNNKFVGYDLEKAASTIVPPTSTVGSSAEEGSSESGERSTSEGSVEVVSTTEGDVSGGSESEEDSTVDYRSDEMLVEDMLTTEASVESTTLDYSEEEVETTTEEEYEGTSTTVATTTDQDKMEFKTGDGTELPLTENVTQTSTTSTTTTTAKPKPTGKPVDNLLSVLLSELSNIFDTTKNASNQQNARNRTEIRPVTPKPIPIGEFHRPSSIPSILESDINMDYGEPTLPPSLPNLKIIPFLPADAVKKNEPPIPVAAPYDFYKPIPTSYPIITESYEPYGVLSDHDIHPGVPFKPPKYDYSYDSSLNYPALTENYDLDAKNNQYGTKVMRDKYDTINDSDYDYDTDALAKFDLHSKQELFKNELKKFIPTKYEAPQEGTYVPVYDKYGVGYPEKNVYYPNHKETYEPVVYSNNNNKKAEVQSTEHPLFRLEEKPVGGSGFSPPLRTEGGFVPKDHIKEEFYYEPYVTTAFPNELTSEDHSAKLPYNTTAASFGATPANPFIDVIRTEPAPPLMSLIEDKEKLFSVYHSVAKNNYSSLDDLLDDDRVDSSEYDRQIISITTDANYLSTIYEESLESVENPAPLRAPMNFTFPIMPETAEYLRNTSEPEPSGMFSLENVLSYLFREDDPGHENGIRNSSASPGLIDGVPPFKSIPSLGDVRPPSDEEQHDGTVTLKVEGGANDHLYRPSLMDLPFLNPNFHAGATGAGASEAAEYKNDIDRYGFDPDVEHYQVISDGPPNTIPNSEAYVVNPVDINKLKQHHSEGTAEITMKSKVYSLKDTVGILKLAGCNIYGRMYRVGRIISELSGPCLECKCTEVGVHCTPLDC is encoded by the exons AATCCACAAGCTGCTACTACAACGGAACCCACTTCATGGAGGGATCGATCGTCCCGACGAAGGAACCGTGTCTCATGTGCAAGTGCCAGAGCAAAACGCTGATTTGCGCGCTCAAAGTCTGTCCCG AACAACCCATCCCACCGCCACGTGGTTGCATTCTGGTGCACAAGAGTGGCGCCTGCTGTCCGTACCTGCAGTGCTCGAAGCTGCACCTGGCCACTAAAAATAGTGGGGACCGGAAGAAGATTCACTTTTTGGATTATTACGAGAAGGCGGCGGAAGAGCGGCTGAATAACCCGAACTCGTATTTGAGGAGGTCGGATGACGATGATGTGGAGGAGAATGGGG CCTGCATCGTCAACGGCACCGTTTACAAATCGGGGTCGGCCATGACCACGTCGTCGCTGTGCTCGTACTGCTATTGCATAAATGGGCGCCAAAAGTGCGTCAAACCAAAGTGTGCCCTGCCAAATCCACGTTGCGCGCCGGTCTTTATTGACTCGGCCTGCTGCCCGATTCGGTACGACTGCACGGGGAAGATCCCGGTGAAGGAGCTCGAGGCGTCTACGGAGGCGCCCAACATGATCAGGAGGATCAACAACCGGCACTATTTGAGGACGGTTGAGCAGAAGACGTACAAGAATGCGGGTTGCTTGATTGAGGGGAGGAGTTATCCGGAGGGAGAGCGGATTGGTTCGCCGGATCCGTGCCAGGTGTGCTTCTGCATACGGGGAGCGGCCAAGTGTACGCCGAAGAAGTGTGCTCCGGCGATTAAGGGTTGCACGCCGAGGGTTCCACGGGGTGAATGCTGCGCCGTGCGGTATGATTGTA AACACGGCGAACAGAAGAACTTTGGACGCAAGATCGAGGATGAAGAGGAGTCGTTTGACTTCTTCTCGATTCTTTTCGGACCGGATCCGGATGAGCCTAAGCCGGAGGCTAAGAACGCTACCGTAACGATCCCAGTTACGGAACCAACACCGGTTAGCAGTACCTCAGAAAAGAGCTTCTTTGACTTCATAAAAGCAGGTCTTGACTTTATCGATTCGGACGATCTGATAGATACCACAGTGGCTCCGTTGACGGACAATACGGACTCTCCTTCAACTGATATGATTCCGGTTACGGATATTCCGACAGAACTTCAGACTGTGCGAGTAGAAATCATTCAAGAACCTCAAACCGTGTACATCGAAAAGCCAGACTTTAACTTTCCTGCAAGGACTGCCATACCGCCACTTCTCAAGGCAACTACAACGAGGAAAACAACTCCAAAGACTACAAAGGCGGTACCATCAACGACGCCAATTCCTACAACTACGTCAACAACGCAGGAACCAACAACAAGTACCACAGTTACTACAACCGAATCTACAACGACAACGTcaaaaccaacttcaaccacTCCCAAAGCTAAGGTAACAACAACAAAGGTTCCGAAGCTTAAGACTACCACAGAATCAACAAGGACAACTACAAGAAAACCAGCAACGACTACGACACGAAAGCCAACTACGACCACAACACAGAAACCAACAACGACTACAAAAAAACCAACAACGACTACACCAGAACCTACAACAACCACTTCAAAACCTACCTCAACCACCATCAAACCCAAGGTTACGACACCAAAGccaacaaaaacaacaccaaaacTCACAACAACTACTCCGGAACCGACAACGACAACCACAACAACAATATCAGCTCCTACGACAACCGCTGCCACACCTACTCAACTCATTCAAAAGGAAATCCCGCTAAACATCGAACTGACCAAGGCGGAACCCGCCTTCCAAGACCTAGAATCAGACTCCCTCCTAAAAGAAAACATGACCGAAGTATCCAACTCCCTGTCGGACCTGGACTCATCGGAAGAATCCAGCTCTGAAAGCAGCGTCGAACTCGCCTCCACCAGGTTACCTTCCCTAGAAACGGTCACAACCGAAGCGCCCAAAAAGACGACCGTCACGCCGATCGACGTGGTCATCAAGGTGGACGACTACGTGAACCGACAGACGGTCGAGTCCATCCTGAGCTCGCTGAACGCCAAGCTGGAGAGCTTCGCCAAGGATGAAGCGGCGCTGACGGCAACGACGATGATCGTGACGAAGCGGCCGAACAACAAGTTTGTCGGGTACGATCTGGAGAAGGCTGCTTCGACGATCGTTCCGCCGACTTCGACGGTGGGCTCGTCGGCGGAGGAGGGATCGTCCGAGAGTGGTGAGCGGTCGACGAGTGAGGGGAGTGTGGAGGTGGTGTCTACGACTGAGGGGGATGTGAGTGGGGGTAGTGAATCTGAGGAGGACTCGACGGTGGACTACCGGAGCGATGAGATGCTGGTGGAGGACATGCTAACGACGGAGGCATCGGTGGAGTCGACTACGCTGGATTACAGCGAGGAAGAGGTGGAAACGACTACGGAGGAGGAGTATGAGGGCACGAGCACAACGGTGGCTACGACAACGGATCAGGACAAGATGGAGTTCAAGACAGGGGATGGAACTGAGCTTCCGTTGACGGAGAATGTTACGCAGACGAGTACGACGAGTACTACTACAACGACGGCGAAGCCAAAGCCGACTGGGAAGCCGGTTGACAATCTGCTGTCGGTGCTGCTTTCGGAGCTGTCCAACATCTTCGACACAACGAAGAACGCGTCCAACCAACAGAACGCCAGGAATCGAACGGAGATTCGACCGGTAACGCCGAAACCCATCCCGATTGGAGAGTTCCACCGACCCAGCAGCATCCCATCGATCTTGGAGTCAGACATCAACATGGACTACGGTGAGCCAACGCTTCCACCGAGTCTTCCTAACCTCAAAATCATCCCGTTCCTACCCGCTGACGCGGTAAAGAAGAACGAACCTCCAATCCCAGTGGCAGCTCCGTACGACTTCTACAAGCCCATCCCAACCAGCTACCCGATCATCACCGAGAGCTACGAACCGTACGGAGTACTGTCCGATCACGACATCCATCCCGGAGTACCCTTCAAGCCGCCAAAGTACGACTACAGCTACGACTCGTCGCTGAACTACCCAGCCCTGACGGAGAACTACGACCTGGACGCCAAGAACAACCAGTACGGCACGAAGGTCATGCGCGACAAGTACGACACGATCAACGATTCCGATTACGACTACGACACGGACGCGCTGGCCAAGTTCGATCTGCACTCGAAGCAGGAGCTGTTCAAGAACGAGCTGAAGAAGTTCATCCCGACCAAGTACGAAGCGCCGCAGGAGGGCACGTACGTGCCGGTGTACGACAAGTACGGCGTTGGGTATCCGGAGAAGAACGTGTACTATCCGAACCACAAGGAGACGTACGAGCCGGTGGtgtacagcaacaacaacaacaagaaggCGGAGGTGCAGAGTACGGAGCATCCGCTGTTCCGGTTGGAGGAGAAGCCGGTCGGTGGAAGCGGGTTCTCGCCGCCGTTGAGGACGGAAG GTGGATTCGTTCCTAAGGATCACATCAAGGAGGAGTTCTACTACGAGCCGTACGTGACGACAGCGTTCCCGAACGAGCTGACGTCCGAGGATCACTCCGCCAAGCTACCGTACAACACTACAGCTGCCAGTTTTGGAG CTACCCCAGCAAACCCCTTCATCGACGTCATCCGGACGGAGCCGGCTCCCCCGCTGATGAGTCTGATCGAGGACAAGGAGAAGCTGTTCTCCGTGTACCACTCGGTAGCCAAGAACAACTACTCCTCGTTGGACGACCTGCTGGACGATGACAGAGTCGACAGCTCCGAGTACGATCGGCAGATCATCTCGATCACGACCGATGCGAACTACCTGTCGACGATCTACGAGGAATCGCTGGAGAGCGTCGAGAATCCCGCGCCGCTGCGTGCTCCGATGAACTTTACCTTCCCGATCATGCCGGAAACGGCCGAATATCTGCGCAACACGTCCGAGCCCGAACCCAGCGGGATGTTCAGCTTGGAAAACGTGCTGAGCTATCTGTTCCGGGAGGATGACCCCGGGCATGAGAATGGAATCCGGAATTCGAGCGCCTCACCCGGTTTGATTGACGGCGTCCCGCCGTTCAAGTCGATACCGTCGCTTGGCGACGTGCGACCTCCGTCGGACGAGGAGCAACACGACGGTACGGTAACACTCAAGGTTGAAGGTGGCGCCAATGATCACCTCTACCGACCATCCCTCATGGATCTGCCCTTTCTAAACCCCAACTTCCACGCCGGTGCGACCGGCGCCGGAGCAAGCGAAGCGGCCGAGTACAAGAACGACATCGATCGGTACGGGTTCGATCCGGACGTCGAGCACTACCAGGTGATCTCGGACGGACCCCCGAACACGATCCCCAACTCGGAGGCGTACGTCGTGAACCCGGTGGACATCAACAAGCTGAAGCAGCACCACTCGGAGGGCACGGCCGAGATCACGATGAAGTCCAAGGTGTACAGCTTGAAGGACACCGTGGGCATTCTGAAGCTGGCCGGGTGTAACATCTATGGCCGGATGTATCGGGTAGGGCGGATCATTTCCGAGCTGTCCGGACCGTGCCTGGAGTGTAAATGTACCGAGGTGGGAGTGCACTGCACGCCACTGGATTGTTAG